The following nucleotide sequence is from Manis pentadactyla isolate mManPen7 chromosome 13, mManPen7.hap1, whole genome shotgun sequence.
CAAAACCGAGCCTTCTGTCCACAGCTCATGCACCTTTTGATACAAAACCCAGCGTTCTCCCCACAGCTCACGCACCACATGTATACACGTGCTTATGTCTGAAAGAACACTGGGTTTATCCTTTCTGTGTGCCTTCCACTGGGTTCATTGATAAGGTCCATTCGTATATATTGCATTGAAAATGTTCTCAAGTCTCATGCGTGTATGAGTGTGCAAACTCATGTATATGTGCCTGTTCTGTCTGTTCTGTTAGACAAAGCATTCCCCTGGCAGAGCCTGAATCCTGCCTGACTTGATCTTGTTTCCCCTGCGGCTGGGGCTCAGTATACAAACATCTGATCAAGCACCTGACTCACTCTCTAACCCTGGCCTTGCAGCCCGCCCTCAGGCCGAGGTTCCCAAACATGCTCATGGCCCCTATAACCTTGAGGTAACCTTGATGCACCTACCCAGCACCTGCAGCCTACTTCCGCTCCACAGGACATCTACCTGTCGCCTAATGAGAGAGGAGCTCTGCGTGGGTGCCGGCTCCCAGCACAGAGAGCCTTTACCACCCACTTCCTGTGTTGATTTGTATTGTGCTTCTGGGTCCTTGGTGTCTGAGTGAGCTGTTCACACTCACAACTACTTCCCACTACTGCTTGAAGCTCAGTTTCCACATGTGTAATAATGTGATAAAAATAACTAACACATAAAGGCTGTTTAGAGGATGAAAGGAAACGATGTGTGTGAAGAACTCAGCATAGGGCATGGCACGTAGTGAGTACCTGATAAACGGCCCATAAAGGGCTTAGGCAGTTTTCCCCTTAGAGAGCCAGGCAAGGGCCTGTCCTTTGTGAACCTGAATCTCTGAGAGGAGGGTGTGTGGTGCGCGGGAGAGACTCCAGGTTTGGTGTCCACAGAGGTGGCTTCAGACCCTGCTTCTGCCTGTTACTCTCCCTGGAATCATGAGCAAGGAactaagcctgtttcctcatccccCCTAAAAATATGGCCAGGGATGATGGTGACTGCCCCACATAAggtgttttgaggattaaatagaaTTAAATGGGAAATTAAGTTAAATATAAAGATTCGGTGAAATGCAATGTGGATGTTGTAGAGCACTATAGATTGGTAAGTACTCTGCCTATGTTACTGCTATTCTTCCTCGGTGCCCAGGGAGATGCCAGACACTTCCTGAAGCCGATTCACGAAGTGGGCCCCTGTGGAGCTCTGCTCTGGAGTTGGGGGATACCCAGAGAAAGCAGAACCAGATCTCTGTCCAGGTCAGAGGAAGAGATCACCCAGGTTagtgaaagaacaagaaaaaccACAACCCCTTCTTGGCACCCCAACAACGCTCGGCAGAACGACTAATTTTTCTGTGGAATGTGGGTAATGAACTCCAAGATAAGTGATTGTGTCTAGTATCTGGAATAAATAGAAGCTTACCCTAATCCATGAACTGCGAAGTACAATTACTGAGAAAAATCTACATGAGCTGATGCTAAGCAGCCATCCACCCAGGAACCACCAGTGGTGGTCACTTTGGTGAGAAGCCTGGAAAACATTTGGGCAGGCTGCCCatggagctggggttggggagcccATGTAGTAGAAATATAAGCAAGCTGCAAAGTGAAATAACATGTGGGCCGCCTTGCCTGGAAGCGTCCCAGCCCCCATCCGACTGTCACATACAGGGGAGAACCCCAGCCATCTCATCTTTAAAGTCAAAGGGTCACAGCCTAGGCACTGTCCTCTCTGTTCTCGGGGCTAGTCTGGCTGTGTGGGTTTCAAGTGCATAAGATCATATTTTCTACCCTCTGAACCTTGTAAGGCAATATGAGAACTCATGGTCAGGAGGTATTTACCTATTTAGGGTTAACCGAGTTAACCATCAAAGCTTAGTGGCTAGGACGAGTGGACCCTGGGAACCCACAATATATCCCAGCACCCGGAGGGATAGGAAGGGACACCTGAATAGGTCCATGGTACAAGAAGCAACAGGAAGTCAAGGGAGTGGAGAGGAGTTCGGGTGACAGTGACAGGTTCGTCTGCTCCATAAAACCCGGAAGCTAGGAGATGCCTCACTGCCGCACACCATCGTAGCTGAGACTCCTGCTGAGAAGTAGTCCTAAGCCTCCTCCAAAGTGCCTCTTCTGCGTCTGCAACACATCAAGGGAAATGGATAACTGTGGGAAGAATAGGAGAGGAGAAAACCAGGAGTAattcctgcctcttccagggCACAGTCCCGACCCCGCCTGCTTCCCATCATCACCACGGCCCTAACCACACCCACACATTTGCCCTGCGGTCCTCACCATCTCCCACAGCCCCACCAGGCACCTTCCCCTCCGGGCAGGTCAGATCCCCACTCTCCCCAAAGCATCCATGTCCGGATCCCAGCTGCTGCTCCCATGAAGTCTGCCCTGACCTCTGAGTAGAGTCGTTCTCTGACGGCGTGAAGCAGTCCTGTTTTCAGCATTGTCCTGTGAATATTTTCCGTCAGGACTTGGACCGACCCAAGAACGGCATGCTTACCTACGTTGTCATCACATCACCGGGTGATGAATCAGGATTTCAAAACTTTCCCATCCTAGGCTGATATGATGGGCCAGACCATCAAAAGTAAATTTGTTAGGCGTGTTGTCAAAGGGAGTATGAGCCCACAGGGTGGACCAATTTAACTGCAGTTATAAAAGGATGGGGTCTTGAGCAAGAAAACTCTTATCTTCCTATGTTTTGTCCTAGTCAGATGGCATCTGGACCATCAGCCAGGAATCACCCAGAGGTCAAAGAACAGACTGACAGGGGACCCAGAAACCACATCCTCTGAAGAATGGCTGATGACACCAGGGATGTGCATTTGGGAGGAGACAGCGCTATTGGGGATGTGACCGCTGTCTTCAGAGGCACGTCTTAGAAGGGGAGCTCGACAGTCGGGACAGAAGACAGAGCCAGGGAGTCTGCGGATGAGTTACAGGAAGACATATTTTGACTCAGCATGAGGAATACTTTTCTAATGATCTAATCATCCTACATTAAAACACCATCTCTTGAAAGGAACAAGTTCCTCACCCTTGGTGATGTTTGTCAATACTGTGTGAACATCTGACGAGAATGTTAGTGGCAAGAGGCTCGCGTCTGCTGGTGATGGCGGgcggggctgggcagggaggaagaTGGACTGGGCTGGCTTCCAGATTCCCTTCCGACCCCTATGTGATTCTAGATACTGTATTTCTTCCTGACCAATATCTCTAGAGTAGAAAAAGCCAAGCTGACAATATCAACGGGTTGGTGGGGCAGGGATGTTGGGGATGGGGCTGGGAGCACGGGGAGCACCCCACAAGCTTGGGCCACAGGAAACATCGGCTCAGCTTCCTCCCAAAGGTTTCCAGACCAGACATGCAGGAAGGGAGCTCCCACCTCTCATCCTGGGATTCCTCCTTCTTGAAAACCGTTGCTGAAGGCACcgaaagaagagaggaaagacaGGCCCCAACAGCACCAGCTGAAGTGGAAAATTCCTCCGATTGCTGAAAGCCAGGTAAGGTGTATCTAGTGGAGGTGAAGTGGGGTAAGCAAGATGTATAGGAGGGaaaagtgggcagagggcggtggagggaaaagggaggggaaagaatgggggtggggtggggggagggatcCCCGCAAATGGCAATTTAGCTGGAAAGGGGGGCAAACAAGGGGAAAGAAGCAGCATGTCACGCATTGGTGCCTCTGTGTGTGCATCGTCCTTACATCACTGCGGCCCAAGAGAGGAGATGCCCTCTCCTGGAAGAGAGAGCGCAAGGATGAGACTTGGAGGGGAAACTGATCAGTGTCTACAAAGGTGCTTCTTAAAGGGAGGGGTCCGCAGACAGAGCAGAGttgagggaaaggaaaagagtCACATGAGCCTGTAAGAGCGGCAGCCCTTGTAGAGAAAACACTGAATGTGGAGACAGGATACCTGGGTTCGAGTTCCAGCTGTGCCACTGGGTAGCTGTGGATCCTGGAgccattactctccctctctgggCCACAGGGTCCTCTTATGTAAAGATCTGCTCTGGCTGGATAGTCTGTGATGTTGTTCATTTAAGTGCCACCAAGTTAATCTGTAGCTAGAGCATCATTATTTTTGAGTCGGAAAATAACTTTGTGACTGTTTACGTTTCTGTCCGTAGTAACCTGGgtaatttcatttttgtcttctaGTAACGTTTTTGTGTTCTGACCTATCTCTTCTGAACTTGAGCTGGAAAGGAAAGGGGTTTTGCCCCTGCCTGGGAAAGGGGATAGTAGTAAGTAGCGCCCTGCTTTGCCTGAGACCGAGGGGTTTCCCAAGACGAGGGACTTTCACTGCTGGATGACTGGTTGCCCTGGTGGCAAGAAAGATGCAGGTTCCCAGGCAGCCTGGAGGAGAGGATCTGGAAGGGCTCCTCCTGTTCCCTTTCTATGTGGAGTTTcccccctggccccactggctGGTGGGGTGGTTTTCATTACAAGGTCTAACTGTCTTACTGAGAGGCTGGTGGAGGGAGGTACAGGGAGAGGTGAGGGGTAATGTTCAAACCAGTCAGAAATGCCATTGAAGCAAAAATTGCCAGGAAAGAGGCTGAAATGCTTGACTAGCGCTGATACTGTGGggattttccctttttcttcaaaaaaaaaaacaacagaaaagacccagtggaaaaaaaaagtgatgagTTGTGAGGCAGGCAGTGGGTCCTACGCAGCCCCAGGAGACAGTGCGTAGCTCATTTGTTTAAATttgcagctgaacagctgccatCGCTCCATAGGCACCAGGCAGCGAGCCTCAACATCAGATGGTGACCGGTCTGGTGACGTACGGCTACAGCCATGAACTACCCCCTAACCTTGGACATGGATCTCATGAACTACAACCTGGAGGACCTGGTGAGTAGGGGCAGAGAGCTCATGGTCACCAGGCCCTACTCGGAATTCTAAAGGCCCtgtgcccagggcccagggaagAGGGGCTGGCTGTGGGGTCCTCTCCCACTGTGGATTGCCAGAATCTAGGCAGGGTCTATGCCACCTGCCTTTAAAGATTTGATTTCCTATTCAGTTAGGAAGCAGATAAGCAGAGCTGTGGCCTTAAATAGACATCCTTTACAGGGTTGGAAGTATGAGTTCAGATCCATGACTTGCTAGGGGGCCCAAGACAAGCCACTCGGCCTCTCCATTCCTCTCCTTATCTCTTGGGGCTGGAACAAAGGCCTGGACGGAAAGGCAGTTTGAAGGTTTTCTTCATGTCAGGAGGCTGGTGTTGCTCGTTGACCTATCAGTGGAGATTTATCCATCTCTTGCTGCATGACCATCAGGGCACCAAATACTGTGCTGGGTGGAGAAGCTGAGGACCTGGTCCTGGCCCTCAAGTAGCTTACGGTCTGTCCAAGAACAACAACATTCACTGGAAGCTCTTAGACGTGATTCTGTGCTCAACTCAGGAAGTGTGAGGCTAGCTGGCCAGCAAGGGAGAGgaccccagggggctggaggcAGCGGTCAGAGGGGGCCAACGTGGGAGAACTCTGCGTCAGCCTGAGAAATGCATTTGAGCATGTTGTGGTCTCCCTCAAACGACTGGAACCTAGAGATAAGGTGTTCTTGGGGGGCTAAGAAAATGGCCCCCCATCACTCTCTGCCAGCCACCCCTGTCTTTCCCGTGAAGCAGAGGGGTTCATTCAGTTGGTGTTTTTGTCACTGGGCTCCCAAAGGACTGGGTGGGGAAAGTCCAACCCGAGATCCTAGGGCTCCTTGTCGGGGGTGGGGGACTGTGTGTCAGGATGTGAGGACAACTTCTCTGTGGCCCTTTCTCCCACGCTCCCGGGGCCAGTGGCGCTTTAGGGAAAAGACTTCTCACTGAGCTGCACCCTGGGCTGGCTCACAGAGGAGCCACATCCTTTCTCCTGTGTCTACCAGCTCTCCTGCCCCTAAACTCGCCCTGGGATGTTCTCCAACCCCCTCCAACTCCCTGGCAGGAGTCTATACTGTGGCTCCACCACCCATGTTTCCAGAGTTGCTTGCAAAAGCCTGCCCCTCGCTTGCCCAGATCCTGAGGCTTGAAAGTACAAGCAGAACATGGGGAGAAGGTGAGCAGCAGGGCTAGTTGCACAAAGTCTGGCCTCTTAGTCCCAATCCCTGGGTAAAAGCGCAGCCAGAACTGCGAGTCCAATCAGACCtgccacccagtttgtgggaCCCAAGTACAAAATAAAAACGCAGGGCCCCTTGGTAAAACATTACTAAGAATTTCAAGATAGCAACGGCAGAGCCCTAAAGCAAGCCCGGGGCTCTCCTAGCAGGGCCCCGTGTGACTGCTCTGGTCATGAAGCCATGAAGCTGATGCTGAGTCTAATCATAGAGTCCGGGCAATACCCCAAATCAGACGAAAACTCCTCTGCTCTGACCGGGCAATGTGCTCCCACCCTGGCCCCCAGTCCCGGCCCCTGGCCTCACCTGATTAGGACACTGGGTGTCTTCCTCTGCCCACAGCTTCAAGCTGACCACGAGCCCTGACCCAGTTGGATATCATAGTAAGCAACTCAAGACCCAGCCGGCCCTGGCTTCTGAGAAACCTCAATAGTTTCCCCTAACTGCTCGGCTCACTCCACTGCGTGACCTACTAGAGACAGGTGGTGGCAGCGGGTAGGGAGACAACAGGACATGTCCCACATATTAAAGAAAACTCACAGCCCAGGGAGAGAGACCTGGTGACCTGCTTCATGCCACACCTCAAATGAGTGGCGTCGGGCCAGGCATCCCAGCAGACCTGAACCCCCGCAGTCAGGGTCTGAGCCAGGGGCCCAGGGGGCCCGGGACGGTCAGCCTCTTCTTCCCCAGCAGCCAGTGCCACGTcctgccctcccttccttcctgttcGCTCTCTCTGGGACTGTTGCCCCGCAGAAGCGcacctcccctccttccccaccgCTCACCTGGAGTACTTTGGCAGTGCCCCTGGCAGCGTCTCCAGCACAGAGGCCCGggtggcaggggcaggagggTCTTGCACATAGTAGCTTCTCAATAAGTATTTACTGATTTGTGATGCACTGAAGGTCTTATCTCCCCATTTCTCTCTGGAGTTAGTCTAGCTTCTACTCCTTTTTGCCTCCTGTTCCCCTCCCTGTCCTTGTCCAAACCTAGTATGGGTACATTGTGCTGCACACTGGGTTCTGCACTCCACTGTTGGGTTAGGAACTGGGGGCTCCGGAGCAGAAGCCAAATATTGGGCCACCCCATCTCCCCTATCTCCTCTTGAATTCTAAGGCCAACTCAAGCTATTTAAAATGTCCATTTTCTTAAGATGAGCTGCTAATTCCCAGGAGTGGGGGATCCAAACAGAACATTTCTAGATGGCTAAGTACCAGGAACAAGGAGCCAAGTCCCTGGGGTGGGTATGCCAGGGACCTGCCCTGCTAGGAAGGCAGATCCAGGCAGACCTAGAAAAGTCTCTGTCCACAGGAACCTTGGTCTGAGAGCATGAAGCCTCTTCTTAGCAGAACCGGGGCCTGGGCTGCAGCATCTCCAGGGGCTGGACACACACTGCACCTCCAGCCCCACCCTGCACACCAGGCTTTCAGGAATGacagaacaaaatatttcaaatcagTACTAACCCAGGGGATGGTTTCAGGAGGTTGCTGAACGCACCTAGCAGACATGTCTACCTGCCCCTCAGACTGTACAACTCTGTCCCCAAAGTGCAAATTGATTTTGGGGTGCCAAGAGAGGACTTCCCCATTAGACCTAAAGACTCAGAGCAAAGGTAGTAGTGTAAAGTCTCCCCCCAGAACCATATCTGGAGCAGTACCATGCTCCTAATGGCCAAAACCCTCGGGTAGAGGTGGGAAAGGGGCCTGGCGGGCTTGCTCCGAAAGGGAGGCGAGGGAAAGGGGGAAGGTGTGGTGGTCAGCCAGTCTCAGATGGTCTTTAGGGGCTGTGGGCTGTCTGGAGGAAGACGGGGTAGGGGGTCTACCTCCACCCTTACCCTCAGCCCAGTGTCATCGCTCCAGATCCCTCACTCCTCAAGCCACCGAAGGCTGAGTGAGAGGCACCCTGGCTGACCCCACTCACAGCTCCTGAGCCTTGCCTGGGAATACCCAGACGGGGGCATCAGGGCACACAGCCTGCGTGTGCTCCCTACGGCCAGAGAGCCGAAACTCATCTGTGTGCAGACGCCTCCTGCAGCCAGGATGACTCAGGCGCCCGGAGTCCCACGTTTGGCCTGGGTGAACCTTGCGCTCAGCACCCCTGCCCCCTCCTGGAGGCCCAGAAGCAAGGTCAGCCTGAGGCACCCACTGACTACAGGACAGACAGGCTGGAGACGCAAAGGGCTCTCACCCACGTGCTGAGCCAGATGAGCGGGACTCTGAGAATCAGCTCAGCCTGGGCAGGGTCTCACGGCTAGAGAAGCCGAGGATGTGGGGGCTGCAAGGCCTGGCCTCCTTCCCCAGGGGGGAATCTTTTCCCACGTACTCAAACATTCCTCTTCTTCCCAAGGGCCCCAACCCATCATTGGGTAGTTCTGCCCGTTGGAAGGTTCTTTCTCTTCTGACTGAAACATCCCCATGCCCAGCTTGCCCATGCCTCCTGGGCTGCCTTCTAGAACCCCGCACAATAAGCCCATCCTGCCTCCTGCCCAAGGGGCTCTTTCTAATCCTTGAAGAAGACACCTCTCCTGGACTTAAGTCCTTTTTTCCCTAGACTCTGCACCCCAGCACCTGACAACCTCCTCCCGGGGTGGGGAATTTCAGACCCCTCAGCAAACTGGTCACCCTTGTCCAGACCAAATAAACTAGTTGGTGCCAGGTGCCCACCTACAGGTTTCTGTTCACCTACAGCAAGGTTCACAGTGGTCCTTCCGGCACCCACGTCACCCTGTTGACTCATCTTAAGCTTGCAATCAAACACCTGGgtctttttctcataaactgACATTAAGCCAGGTCTTCCCTAACTTGGCCCTGGACTGTTGAAGTTTTAAACCCAAGTCTAGTTCTGTACTTTTCCCTGTCAGTTCTGGTCATTCTGGGCCTGTAGCCCACAGATTGTGGAGAACTCTGCACCGTCTGAAAGTGTCCCCCCGCCATGTGATCCAAGACAGGGCTGAGAGTGTAAAAGAGGAGGGGATCGGGCACAGACACCTGCCCCACCCGCTGACAGAACCCAGGCAGCAAGCGTTTGCTGAGCGCCATGCCAGCCAGTACAGGGCAGTGAGGCAGCCTCAATATTTGGAGAAGTCAGATGGGGTTGGAGTCCTTTTTATCATCCAGGGAGGGGTCTGGGTCCTACAGAGACTcctgaggaaggaaagaagggaggggaggaggcaggaagagcAGGAAGGAGAAGAGTAACGTTTGTAATCCCACCACCTGCAGGCTGTTTAAGCTTTCCTCCCCATCCGCCCTTCTTCTGGGACCTCAATACCAGGACGCAAAATGTTCTAACCCCTTCTTCTGCTCCACCCCTGGGGCTCACAGCAATTCTCTACCCAGATTCCTGGATCTGTGCTCGGCTTCAGCCCTGTCATCATGTTTTCTTGCCTGCTTTGGGGCTGAGTCCCTGGCCTCTGCACAGGCTGCTGTCCACTGGGTACCTGCCTGAGCCACACGCTGCCACGGCCTCACCTGGGCATGCGTCTGTGTCTACGCAGAATGAGGGCTGCTCTCAGATGTGTGCATGAGTCAGGGCTTGGGTGCCTGCAGCTTTTCATGACCAAGAATAAGGGGAAACTCAGCCAGATTGCCCATGGCTGTGCTTCCTCTAGGCATGAGTCTTGGGGGTTCCCTTCTGCACCCCGCTCCCCATGGCATTCAGGATTCCTGGTTCCTCAACTTCCTACCAGGCCAGAGCCAGCCTTGCTTTCTTATGTCTCTCCATGGTTTGGGGGATGAGGTGGGGGGCCTGATCCCCTGCGTATGGGAAGTGGCTTTAACACATGCCACTCATGAGCCCCCAAAATGCCCGTTTGACACCTCCTGCTGAGATGTACTGCCAACTCCCAGCACCCCTCAAAACATCTTCCTCTCTCTGCAAGGGTACTTCGCCAAACAAATACCTCTTGGTAAGGAAGAAGAGACAGTGTCCCAAGTCCTAACCCTCCCTAAACCTGGGTTCTGAGAAGATGGGGTCTCTGGGTCCTGGGGACATGTCCCACTGTGTTGAGTTTAAATGAGCAATGAGTCAATCAACCTTGATGTTGTGGACGGTAAGGACTTGTGTGGTTCTCATAAAGGCCTTCTGGCCAGAGAGGCTGGCTGCAGCCAGGCTCCCAGCCCAAGGGAGGTGGAGTCCAGCCCCGCTGACCGGCTCAAGTCTGCATTGCCACTTCTCAGTCTCAACCTCTACTCCCTCTTTGCTCTGCATGAAGACTGCTTAGCTCACTGTGTTCCCCTGTAATTCCTGCCGAATCCCAGTATGAGCCAAATGGCTGCATTCAGGGACGATATTGGAAATAGCTCCCAACACAGAGGGAGAACCCAAGAGAGGCTCCAGGCAGTCAAGGGCATCGGGAGGAGGCAGGAGCTAAGGAAGGACACAGGAGTGTCCACGTgtccactgaggctcagagagagactTGCCTCAAGTCCCAGAATCCGAGGTCCCTGGCCTGCTTAGGAGCTGCTTGCAGCGCAGTTCAGCACCCAGCTTTGCAAGTCCATCTTGTGTAAGACACAGGCCTGCCTCCAGGAGCCTGCAATCTAGTGAGGAGACGGACGCCCAACCCCGAATGCTGGAGGGTGTAACTCCAAGTGGAAGAGCTAGGAACGATGAGGATGGGCGACTGAGTGGGGCCTTGAAGGAACCATAGGAGTTAGACATGGGCAAACCCGGGAAGAAAGGACTGCTCAGCAAAAGGAAGAGTTAGAGCAAAGTTTTAGAGACAGGAATGTCAGGAGCAGGCAGCTGGCAGAATGATGAACGGGGCAGAAGGGCTGCCTAAAGTGATAAAGTAGGAGATGAGATTTGAAAGGTCAGAGGAATATGCATTTCACAGAAGTTTAAAGGCCCTGTAGGGGAGTTTAGACCTCACCGTGCAAGTCCATGGTTTTCAAACGATAGAACCATTTTCTTCAACTAAAGCTCTGTGTGAAATGCCACAGGAGATACGAGTGGAGAGCTCCCGTTCCAAGGCAAGGAGGGGAGATGAACCCCACTCCTTCCCCTACCCTGGGGTAAAGAAAGCTGTACAGGATGCCCTGTGATTGGTTCTGAAATTTAGCAATACATTAAACATTTTTCCCTAAGAGGAGCAGGTAAGAAGCTAAGGAGAGAATGCAGGTAAGCCTCATTTTTTTTGAGCTCTGCATTGTACTCTGTTGTTGAATGCACTGAGGTTGCCTTACTCCAATCTTCCTCTACTGATGAGCTTTATCACAAACACGATGTTTTCTTATaagtgaaattgaaaaaaaaaggtaaagatgaaaagaaaggttGCTTGTAGGTACTGGGGCGCCAGTAAAGGGCTTTAACAGGACACTGATGTAATGGGATTGCAGGTTGGAAATCTCAGGCTGTCCTCGGTGTGGGAGCTGGGCAGCAGCAGAGCAGCTGGCAGGAAGGGGGCCCGCGCAGAAGCAGTAGCCCTGAGCATTGGGGCGAAGAACTGCTTGCCTGACGCTGTGGCGGAGGGATGCCGGGCGGGcagaggcaggggagggggcatCTGGCTCTGCCATCACACTACTGtattccccagccccttccctcagAGCCACCTGCCCAGGTATCAGAAGGCAAGACCTTGTTTGGGGAATGGGACTGCCCACCATTGAGAGTGAATGTATGACCCACAGCTGGGGCCCCTGAGAAGCTAGGAAATACCAGCCCCCaaaacccccccaccccacttgtGCACGAGGGACCCTCATGGACAGAAAGTCAGCACCAGACCACCCAGAGCCCAGGGCAGAGTACCCTCTCCCAGCGGCGCCCTCCCTGGGGCCCGTCATTTACAGAAGTGTCTTTTTGAACCCATCTACTTGGTTATAAATGGTTTTGAATTGCCCTGGGGAGGGGTCTCCTTCGGGGAGGGGTGGGAAGAACAGGGCTGGGAAGTGAGGAGGAGCAGGTGCAGGGCGACAGCTGTGAGTGAAAGGTATGAAAACAGACACCGTGTCTTCCTTTGCGGTTAGCTGGGTAAACAACCTGCGCAGGGGGGCGGAGCGGGGAGGGGGAGCTTCCGGAGACTGAGTGGCACATCCCCCTCACCTGGAAcaggctccctccctccccacctcgaCCCTCCCTGcggctccctcccttccttctgccGCCGCTCCTGCTGTCAGCAGAGAAGGGCACggagcaggcaggcaggctgCCGCCGATGGCAAGTgcacggggaggcgggtgggagCAGGCCTGGCCGCTGCCTGGTGCTGGAAGTACCGGCTCTGAGTTAGATCAGCTTGAGTTCAGACAGACCTGATTTTCAGCAAAACACAGGGAGACAGTCAGGGAGAGGGGGACAAATCAAGAGGAGCCAGCAGGTTACTTCAGCATCGGCCCCCTCAGCAGGCTCCCGGGTTTCGTGGTGCCCACGGTTTCCGTGCCCACTGCGCTGCTCAGATTTGGAGCAGATGGCCCCGGGCCCCGACCAGATTCACCCCCAGAACTGAAGTCCTCATCCCAGCCTCTGGGCCCGCAGCCTTCCGAACCTGAGGACAGTAAACACAAAATAACTAAGAGGTCCACAGCCCTTGAGAGTTTatgaagcacacccacaccataCTCGGCCTTCCATTTTCATCGGTATCCTGTGAGGAATTAGTTCCTTTTAAGATGAAAACTGAATTCGGAGGAGGCAAACTGATTTGTTCAAGGACTCACAGGGGGAAATCGGGATTTGGCCAGGGGAACATATCGGGAGGGCAGGGACAGGGCAGTTAGCCTGGGGGTACCGGAGAACTCTACCAGGGAGGCAGGGTCTCTCTCCTGGGGGGCGAAGGTCCTCAGTTCCCACCCTCCTGTCTCCTTGCCTCTGCAGTACAAGGAACTAGGCAACTTCAGTGACAGCACGGAGCCCCCTGTGGTGGAAAATCACCTCTGCCCGACCGTGGAGGGGCCCCTCCTGACCTCCTTCAAGGCCGTGTTCATGCCCGTGGCGTATGGCCTCATCTTCCTCCTGGGTATGATGGGCAACATCCTGGTGCTGGTGATCCTGGAGCGGCACCGGCACACGCGCAGCTCCACGGAGACCTTCCTGTTCCACCTGGCGGCGGCCGACCTCCTGCTGGTCTTCATCCTGCCCTTCGCTGTGGCCGAGGGCTCCGTGGGCTGGCTCCTGGGCACCTTCCTCTGCAAAGCTGTGATTGCTCTGCACAAGATCAACTTCTACTGCAGCAGCCTGCTGCTGGCCTGCATCGCTGTGGACCGCTACCTGGCCATCGTCCACGCCGTGCACGCCTACCGCCACCGCCGCCTCCTCTCCATCCACATCACCTGTGCAGCCATCTGGCTGGCGGGCTTCCTCTTCGCCTTGCCAGAGGTCCTCTTCGCCAAGGTCAGCCAGCCCCACCACAACGACTCTCTGCCGCGCTGCACCTTCTCACAAGAGAGCCAAGCCGAAGCCAACGCCTGGTTCACCTCCCGCTTCCTCTACCACGTGGGGGGGTTCCTGATGCCAATGCTGGTGATGGGCTGGTGCTACGTGGGGGTGGTGCACAGGCT
It contains:
- the CXCR5 gene encoding C-X-C chemokine receptor type 5 translates to MNYPLTLDMDLMNYNLEDLYKELGNFSDSTEPPVVENHLCPTVEGPLLTSFKAVFMPVAYGLIFLLGMMGNILVLVILERHRHTRSSTETFLFHLAAADLLLVFILPFAVAEGSVGWLLGTFLCKAVIALHKINFYCSSLLLACIAVDRYLAIVHAVHAYRHRRLLSIHITCAAIWLAGFLFALPEVLFAKVSQPHHNDSLPRCTFSQESQAEANAWFTSRFLYHVGGFLMPMLVMGWCYVGVVHRLCQAQRRPQRQKAVRVAILVTSVFFLCWSPYHIVIFLDTLARLRAMGNACELNGYFSVAITMSEFLGVAHCCLNPMLYTFAGVKFRSDLSRLLTKLGCAGPASLCQHFPSWRKSSLSESENATSLTTF